Proteins from a genomic interval of Hemicordylus capensis ecotype Gifberg chromosome 14, rHemCap1.1.pri, whole genome shotgun sequence:
- the MSTO1 gene encoding protein misato homolog 1 isoform X1 — translation MAGIREVVTLQLGHYAGSVGAHWWGLQEASFCFDPVAEKSEEEIRHDVLFRAGRTLQGQETYTPRLILMDLKGSLGSLKKEGDLYPDQRTNPSVAWKGSLTTHEEQPSPANPFLQGLDRPEGNRPSTANTSRTRPGDRPPAPERPDGGAQKTPRLEATMDAWSDYLRTHLHPRSVLTIHQYNHEGPGDTFGTTPPLSPRESGRLEAFGQGEKLLQDDSYLEELEDRLHFYVEECDYLQGFQVLCDLHNGFSGVGAKVTELLHDEYAGKGILSWGLTPVLSRADPQRNLYRLLNTVLGVVHLSSHSSLFCPLSLNGSLGLRPAGPVAFPHLRYDASLEYHTSAILAPVLDTVTAPYRLQTSPLSMVQLADGVNFSGRKVAATVAAVPFPMAEGQSLPDALCSHQSAVPWSPLSGCGGQRESRCFAQSVVLRGVSKDLQVSNPPPGSEPKSILHMCETGQEVLARYLYTVSSQTFSTSYLLRGPCKLLAPYPRFFSPQLNKQGHLLDKPPSAPATVESIPVLAALQSSAALRQTLDHFYTELHHMDVRRWASFFSAGVEMEDFQEALHELRTLSHCYKLGSSAEGSEDETD, via the exons ATGGCGGGGATCCGCGAAGTGGTGACGCTCCAATTGGGCCACTATGCGGGAAGCGTGGGCGCCCACTGGTGGGGCCTCCAG GAAGCGTCCTTCTGCTTTGACCCTGTGGCTGAGAAATCAGAGGAGGAGATTCGGCATGACGTCCTCTTCCGAGCAGGGAGAACGCTCCAGGGACAAGAGACCTACACACCACGGCTCATCCTCATGGACCTCAAAG GAAGCCTGGGCTCTTTGAAAAAGGAGGGAGACCTGTACCCGGATCAGAGAACCAACCCCTCGGTGGCATG GAAGGGGAGCCTGACAACGCACGAAGAGCAACCGTCCCCTGCCAACCCCTTCCTGCAGGGCCTCGACAGGCCAGAG gGCAACAGACCTTCCACTGCCAACACTTCCCGGACCCGCCCTGGTG ACAGGCCTCCAGCTCCCGAGAGGCCGGACGGCGGCGCTCAGAAGACCCCCCGCCTGGAAGCCACGATGGACGCTTGGTCCGACTACCTCCGGACACACTTGCACCCTCGTAGCGTCTTGACCATCCACCAGTACAATCACGAAGG CCCTGGAGACACCTTTGGCACGACCCCGCCTCTCTCTCCTAGGGAATCCGGCCGGCTGGAGGCCTTTGGCCAAGGGGAGAAGCTCTTGCAGGACGACTCCTACCTGGAGGAGCTCGAGGACCGGCTGCACTTCTACGTGGAAGAGTGCGACTACCTGCAG GGTTTCCAGGTGCTCTGTGACCTGCACAATGGATTTTCGGGCGTCGGGGCAAAGGTCACCGAGCTGCTCCATGACGAGTACGCTGGGAAGGGCATCCTGAGCTGGGGCCTGACTCCGGTTCTTAGCAGGGCG GATCCCCAGAGGAATCTCTACCGGCTCCTGAACACCGTCCTGGGCGTGGTGCACCTTTCCAGCCACAGCTCGCTCTTCTGCCCCTTGTCGCTGAACGGGAGCCTGGGCCTCCGGCCGGCGGGCCCCGTGGCCTTCCCGCACCTCCGCTACGAT GCCTCCCTGGAGTACCACACGAGCGCCATCCTCGCCCCCGTGCTGGACACGGTCACTGCCCCGTACCGGCTCCAGACCTCGCCGCTCTCCATGGTGCAGCTCGCGGACGGCGTGAACTTCTCAGGGCGAAAG GTAGCCGCTACGGTGGCCGCTGTGCCCTTTCCGATGGCCGAGGGACAGTCCCTTCCTGAtgctctgtgcagccaccagtCCGCCGTGCCCTGGAGCCCCCTGTCTGGATGTGGCGGGCAAAGAGAGAGCCGCTGTTTTGCTCAGTCGGTGGTGCTCAGAGGGGTCAGCAAAGACCTCCAGGTCAG CAATCCGCCCCCAGGCAGCGAACCCAAGTCGATCCTCCACATGTGTGAGACGGGGCAGGAAGTGCTGGCCCGCTACCTGTACACGGTGTCCTCCCAAACCTTCAG CACTTCGTACCTGCTCCGGGGGCCTTGCAAACTGCTGGCTCCTTATCCCCGGTTCTTCTCGCCTCAGCTGAACAAGCAAGGGCACCTCCTAGACAAGCCTCCAAGCGCCCCAGCGA ctgttgaaaGCATCCCCGTCCTTGCCGCCCTCCAGTCCTCCGCTGCCCTGCGCCAGACCCTCGATCATTTCTACACAGAGCTGCACCACATGGACGTCCGCCGGTGGGCAAGCTTCTTCTCCGCAGGGGTGGAAATGGAGGACTTCCAGGAGGCCTTGCACGAGCTGAGGACGCTATCCCACTGTTACAAACTGGGCTCTTCTGCAGAAGGATCCGAGGACGAGACAGACTGA
- the MSTO1 gene encoding protein misato homolog 1 isoform X3 — protein sequence MNEASFCFDPVAEKSEEEIRHDVLFRAGRTLQGQETYTPRLILMDLKGSLGSLKKEGDLYPDQRTNPSVAWKGSLTTHEEQPSPANPFLQGLDRPEGNRPSTANTSRTRPGDRPPAPERPDGGAQKTPRLEATMDAWSDYLRTHLHPRSVLTIHQYNHEGPGDTFGTTPPLSPRESGRLEAFGQGEKLLQDDSYLEELEDRLHFYVEECDYLQGFQVLCDLHNGFSGVGAKVTELLHDEYAGKGILSWGLTPVLSRADPQRNLYRLLNTVLGVVHLSSHSSLFCPLSLNGSLGLRPAGPVAFPHLRYDASLEYHTSAILAPVLDTVTAPYRLQTSPLSMVQLADGVNFSGRKVAATVAAVPFPMAEGQSLPDALCSHQSAVPWSPLSGCGGQRESRCFAQSVVLRGVSKDLQVSNPPPGSEPKSILHMCETGQEVLARYLYTVSSQTFSTSYLLRGPCKLLAPYPRFFSPQLNKQGHLLDKPPSAPATVESIPVLAALQSSAALRQTLDHFYTELHHMDVRRWASFFSAGVEMEDFQEALHELRTLSHCYKLGSSAEGSEDETD from the exons ATGAAT GAAGCGTCCTTCTGCTTTGACCCTGTGGCTGAGAAATCAGAGGAGGAGATTCGGCATGACGTCCTCTTCCGAGCAGGGAGAACGCTCCAGGGACAAGAGACCTACACACCACGGCTCATCCTCATGGACCTCAAAG GAAGCCTGGGCTCTTTGAAAAAGGAGGGAGACCTGTACCCGGATCAGAGAACCAACCCCTCGGTGGCATG GAAGGGGAGCCTGACAACGCACGAAGAGCAACCGTCCCCTGCCAACCCCTTCCTGCAGGGCCTCGACAGGCCAGAG gGCAACAGACCTTCCACTGCCAACACTTCCCGGACCCGCCCTGGTG ACAGGCCTCCAGCTCCCGAGAGGCCGGACGGCGGCGCTCAGAAGACCCCCCGCCTGGAAGCCACGATGGACGCTTGGTCCGACTACCTCCGGACACACTTGCACCCTCGTAGCGTCTTGACCATCCACCAGTACAATCACGAAGG CCCTGGAGACACCTTTGGCACGACCCCGCCTCTCTCTCCTAGGGAATCCGGCCGGCTGGAGGCCTTTGGCCAAGGGGAGAAGCTCTTGCAGGACGACTCCTACCTGGAGGAGCTCGAGGACCGGCTGCACTTCTACGTGGAAGAGTGCGACTACCTGCAG GGTTTCCAGGTGCTCTGTGACCTGCACAATGGATTTTCGGGCGTCGGGGCAAAGGTCACCGAGCTGCTCCATGACGAGTACGCTGGGAAGGGCATCCTGAGCTGGGGCCTGACTCCGGTTCTTAGCAGGGCG GATCCCCAGAGGAATCTCTACCGGCTCCTGAACACCGTCCTGGGCGTGGTGCACCTTTCCAGCCACAGCTCGCTCTTCTGCCCCTTGTCGCTGAACGGGAGCCTGGGCCTCCGGCCGGCGGGCCCCGTGGCCTTCCCGCACCTCCGCTACGAT GCCTCCCTGGAGTACCACACGAGCGCCATCCTCGCCCCCGTGCTGGACACGGTCACTGCCCCGTACCGGCTCCAGACCTCGCCGCTCTCCATGGTGCAGCTCGCGGACGGCGTGAACTTCTCAGGGCGAAAG GTAGCCGCTACGGTGGCCGCTGTGCCCTTTCCGATGGCCGAGGGACAGTCCCTTCCTGAtgctctgtgcagccaccagtCCGCCGTGCCCTGGAGCCCCCTGTCTGGATGTGGCGGGCAAAGAGAGAGCCGCTGTTTTGCTCAGTCGGTGGTGCTCAGAGGGGTCAGCAAAGACCTCCAGGTCAG CAATCCGCCCCCAGGCAGCGAACCCAAGTCGATCCTCCACATGTGTGAGACGGGGCAGGAAGTGCTGGCCCGCTACCTGTACACGGTGTCCTCCCAAACCTTCAG CACTTCGTACCTGCTCCGGGGGCCTTGCAAACTGCTGGCTCCTTATCCCCGGTTCTTCTCGCCTCAGCTGAACAAGCAAGGGCACCTCCTAGACAAGCCTCCAAGCGCCCCAGCGA ctgttgaaaGCATCCCCGTCCTTGCCGCCCTCCAGTCCTCCGCTGCCCTGCGCCAGACCCTCGATCATTTCTACACAGAGCTGCACCACATGGACGTCCGCCGGTGGGCAAGCTTCTTCTCCGCAGGGGTGGAAATGGAGGACTTCCAGGAGGCCTTGCACGAGCTGAGGACGCTATCCCACTGTTACAAACTGGGCTCTTCTGCAGAAGGATCCGAGGACGAGACAGACTGA
- the MSTO1 gene encoding protein misato homolog 1 isoform X5, translating into MDAWSDYLRTHLHPRSVLTIHQYNHEGPGDTFGTTPPLSPRESGRLEAFGQGEKLLQDDSYLEELEDRLHFYVEECDYLQGFQVLCDLHNGFSGVGAKVTELLHDEYAGKGILSWGLTPVLSRADPQRNLYRLLNTVLGVVHLSSHSSLFCPLSLNGSLGLRPAGPVAFPHLRYDASLEYHTSAILAPVLDTVTAPYRLQTSPLSMVQLADGVNFSGRKVAATVAAVPFPMAEGQSLPDALCSHQSAVPWSPLSGCGGQRESRCFAQSVVLRGVSKDLQVSNPPPGSEPKSILHMCETGQEVLARYLYTVSSQTFSTSYLLRGPCKLLAPYPRFFSPQLNKQGHLLDKPPSAPATVESIPVLAALQSSAALRQTLDHFYTELHHMDVRRWASFFSAGVEMEDFQEALHELRTLSHCYKLGSSAEGSEDETD; encoded by the exons ATGGACGCTTGGTCCGACTACCTCCGGACACACTTGCACCCTCGTAGCGTCTTGACCATCCACCAGTACAATCACGAAGG CCCTGGAGACACCTTTGGCACGACCCCGCCTCTCTCTCCTAGGGAATCCGGCCGGCTGGAGGCCTTTGGCCAAGGGGAGAAGCTCTTGCAGGACGACTCCTACCTGGAGGAGCTCGAGGACCGGCTGCACTTCTACGTGGAAGAGTGCGACTACCTGCAG GGTTTCCAGGTGCTCTGTGACCTGCACAATGGATTTTCGGGCGTCGGGGCAAAGGTCACCGAGCTGCTCCATGACGAGTACGCTGGGAAGGGCATCCTGAGCTGGGGCCTGACTCCGGTTCTTAGCAGGGCG GATCCCCAGAGGAATCTCTACCGGCTCCTGAACACCGTCCTGGGCGTGGTGCACCTTTCCAGCCACAGCTCGCTCTTCTGCCCCTTGTCGCTGAACGGGAGCCTGGGCCTCCGGCCGGCGGGCCCCGTGGCCTTCCCGCACCTCCGCTACGAT GCCTCCCTGGAGTACCACACGAGCGCCATCCTCGCCCCCGTGCTGGACACGGTCACTGCCCCGTACCGGCTCCAGACCTCGCCGCTCTCCATGGTGCAGCTCGCGGACGGCGTGAACTTCTCAGGGCGAAAG GTAGCCGCTACGGTGGCCGCTGTGCCCTTTCCGATGGCCGAGGGACAGTCCCTTCCTGAtgctctgtgcagccaccagtCCGCCGTGCCCTGGAGCCCCCTGTCTGGATGTGGCGGGCAAAGAGAGAGCCGCTGTTTTGCTCAGTCGGTGGTGCTCAGAGGGGTCAGCAAAGACCTCCAGGTCAG CAATCCGCCCCCAGGCAGCGAACCCAAGTCGATCCTCCACATGTGTGAGACGGGGCAGGAAGTGCTGGCCCGCTACCTGTACACGGTGTCCTCCCAAACCTTCAG CACTTCGTACCTGCTCCGGGGGCCTTGCAAACTGCTGGCTCCTTATCCCCGGTTCTTCTCGCCTCAGCTGAACAAGCAAGGGCACCTCCTAGACAAGCCTCCAAGCGCCCCAGCGA ctgttgaaaGCATCCCCGTCCTTGCCGCCCTCCAGTCCTCCGCTGCCCTGCGCCAGACCCTCGATCATTTCTACACAGAGCTGCACCACATGGACGTCCGCCGGTGGGCAAGCTTCTTCTCCGCAGGGGTGGAAATGGAGGACTTCCAGGAGGCCTTGCACGAGCTGAGGACGCTATCCCACTGTTACAAACTGGGCTCTTCTGCAGAAGGATCCGAGGACGAGACAGACTGA
- the MSTO1 gene encoding protein misato homolog 1 isoform X4, with protein MDLKGSLGSLKKEGDLYPDQRTNPSVAWKGSLTTHEEQPSPANPFLQGLDRPEGNRPSTANTSRTRPGDRPPAPERPDGGAQKTPRLEATMDAWSDYLRTHLHPRSVLTIHQYNHEGPGDTFGTTPPLSPRESGRLEAFGQGEKLLQDDSYLEELEDRLHFYVEECDYLQGFQVLCDLHNGFSGVGAKVTELLHDEYAGKGILSWGLTPVLSRADPQRNLYRLLNTVLGVVHLSSHSSLFCPLSLNGSLGLRPAGPVAFPHLRYDASLEYHTSAILAPVLDTVTAPYRLQTSPLSMVQLADGVNFSGRKVAATVAAVPFPMAEGQSLPDALCSHQSAVPWSPLSGCGGQRESRCFAQSVVLRGVSKDLQVSNPPPGSEPKSILHMCETGQEVLARYLYTVSSQTFSTSYLLRGPCKLLAPYPRFFSPQLNKQGHLLDKPPSAPATVESIPVLAALQSSAALRQTLDHFYTELHHMDVRRWASFFSAGVEMEDFQEALHELRTLSHCYKLGSSAEGSEDETD; from the exons ATGGACCTCAAAG GAAGCCTGGGCTCTTTGAAAAAGGAGGGAGACCTGTACCCGGATCAGAGAACCAACCCCTCGGTGGCATG GAAGGGGAGCCTGACAACGCACGAAGAGCAACCGTCCCCTGCCAACCCCTTCCTGCAGGGCCTCGACAGGCCAGAG gGCAACAGACCTTCCACTGCCAACACTTCCCGGACCCGCCCTGGTG ACAGGCCTCCAGCTCCCGAGAGGCCGGACGGCGGCGCTCAGAAGACCCCCCGCCTGGAAGCCACGATGGACGCTTGGTCCGACTACCTCCGGACACACTTGCACCCTCGTAGCGTCTTGACCATCCACCAGTACAATCACGAAGG CCCTGGAGACACCTTTGGCACGACCCCGCCTCTCTCTCCTAGGGAATCCGGCCGGCTGGAGGCCTTTGGCCAAGGGGAGAAGCTCTTGCAGGACGACTCCTACCTGGAGGAGCTCGAGGACCGGCTGCACTTCTACGTGGAAGAGTGCGACTACCTGCAG GGTTTCCAGGTGCTCTGTGACCTGCACAATGGATTTTCGGGCGTCGGGGCAAAGGTCACCGAGCTGCTCCATGACGAGTACGCTGGGAAGGGCATCCTGAGCTGGGGCCTGACTCCGGTTCTTAGCAGGGCG GATCCCCAGAGGAATCTCTACCGGCTCCTGAACACCGTCCTGGGCGTGGTGCACCTTTCCAGCCACAGCTCGCTCTTCTGCCCCTTGTCGCTGAACGGGAGCCTGGGCCTCCGGCCGGCGGGCCCCGTGGCCTTCCCGCACCTCCGCTACGAT GCCTCCCTGGAGTACCACACGAGCGCCATCCTCGCCCCCGTGCTGGACACGGTCACTGCCCCGTACCGGCTCCAGACCTCGCCGCTCTCCATGGTGCAGCTCGCGGACGGCGTGAACTTCTCAGGGCGAAAG GTAGCCGCTACGGTGGCCGCTGTGCCCTTTCCGATGGCCGAGGGACAGTCCCTTCCTGAtgctctgtgcagccaccagtCCGCCGTGCCCTGGAGCCCCCTGTCTGGATGTGGCGGGCAAAGAGAGAGCCGCTGTTTTGCTCAGTCGGTGGTGCTCAGAGGGGTCAGCAAAGACCTCCAGGTCAG CAATCCGCCCCCAGGCAGCGAACCCAAGTCGATCCTCCACATGTGTGAGACGGGGCAGGAAGTGCTGGCCCGCTACCTGTACACGGTGTCCTCCCAAACCTTCAG CACTTCGTACCTGCTCCGGGGGCCTTGCAAACTGCTGGCTCCTTATCCCCGGTTCTTCTCGCCTCAGCTGAACAAGCAAGGGCACCTCCTAGACAAGCCTCCAAGCGCCCCAGCGA ctgttgaaaGCATCCCCGTCCTTGCCGCCCTCCAGTCCTCCGCTGCCCTGCGCCAGACCCTCGATCATTTCTACACAGAGCTGCACCACATGGACGTCCGCCGGTGGGCAAGCTTCTTCTCCGCAGGGGTGGAAATGGAGGACTTCCAGGAGGCCTTGCACGAGCTGAGGACGCTATCCCACTGTTACAAACTGGGCTCTTCTGCAGAAGGATCCGAGGACGAGACAGACTGA
- the MSTO1 gene encoding protein misato homolog 1 isoform X2, which translates to MAGIREVVTLQLGHYAGSVGAHWWGLQEASFCFDPVAEKSEEEIRHDVLFRAGRTLQGQETYTPRLILMDLKGSLGSLKKEGDLYPDQRTNPSVAWKGSLTTHEEQPSPANPFLQGLDRPEGNRPSTANTSRTRPGDRPPAPERPDGGAQKTPRLEATMDAWSDYLRTHLHPRSVLTIHQYNHEGESGRLEAFGQGEKLLQDDSYLEELEDRLHFYVEECDYLQGFQVLCDLHNGFSGVGAKVTELLHDEYAGKGILSWGLTPVLSRADPQRNLYRLLNTVLGVVHLSSHSSLFCPLSLNGSLGLRPAGPVAFPHLRYDASLEYHTSAILAPVLDTVTAPYRLQTSPLSMVQLADGVNFSGRKVAATVAAVPFPMAEGQSLPDALCSHQSAVPWSPLSGCGGQRESRCFAQSVVLRGVSKDLQVSNPPPGSEPKSILHMCETGQEVLARYLYTVSSQTFSTSYLLRGPCKLLAPYPRFFSPQLNKQGHLLDKPPSAPATVESIPVLAALQSSAALRQTLDHFYTELHHMDVRRWASFFSAGVEMEDFQEALHELRTLSHCYKLGSSAEGSEDETD; encoded by the exons ATGGCGGGGATCCGCGAAGTGGTGACGCTCCAATTGGGCCACTATGCGGGAAGCGTGGGCGCCCACTGGTGGGGCCTCCAG GAAGCGTCCTTCTGCTTTGACCCTGTGGCTGAGAAATCAGAGGAGGAGATTCGGCATGACGTCCTCTTCCGAGCAGGGAGAACGCTCCAGGGACAAGAGACCTACACACCACGGCTCATCCTCATGGACCTCAAAG GAAGCCTGGGCTCTTTGAAAAAGGAGGGAGACCTGTACCCGGATCAGAGAACCAACCCCTCGGTGGCATG GAAGGGGAGCCTGACAACGCACGAAGAGCAACCGTCCCCTGCCAACCCCTTCCTGCAGGGCCTCGACAGGCCAGAG gGCAACAGACCTTCCACTGCCAACACTTCCCGGACCCGCCCTGGTG ACAGGCCTCCAGCTCCCGAGAGGCCGGACGGCGGCGCTCAGAAGACCCCCCGCCTGGAAGCCACGATGGACGCTTGGTCCGACTACCTCCGGACACACTTGCACCCTCGTAGCGTCTTGACCATCCACCAGTACAATCACGAAGG GGAATCCGGCCGGCTGGAGGCCTTTGGCCAAGGGGAGAAGCTCTTGCAGGACGACTCCTACCTGGAGGAGCTCGAGGACCGGCTGCACTTCTACGTGGAAGAGTGCGACTACCTGCAG GGTTTCCAGGTGCTCTGTGACCTGCACAATGGATTTTCGGGCGTCGGGGCAAAGGTCACCGAGCTGCTCCATGACGAGTACGCTGGGAAGGGCATCCTGAGCTGGGGCCTGACTCCGGTTCTTAGCAGGGCG GATCCCCAGAGGAATCTCTACCGGCTCCTGAACACCGTCCTGGGCGTGGTGCACCTTTCCAGCCACAGCTCGCTCTTCTGCCCCTTGTCGCTGAACGGGAGCCTGGGCCTCCGGCCGGCGGGCCCCGTGGCCTTCCCGCACCTCCGCTACGAT GCCTCCCTGGAGTACCACACGAGCGCCATCCTCGCCCCCGTGCTGGACACGGTCACTGCCCCGTACCGGCTCCAGACCTCGCCGCTCTCCATGGTGCAGCTCGCGGACGGCGTGAACTTCTCAGGGCGAAAG GTAGCCGCTACGGTGGCCGCTGTGCCCTTTCCGATGGCCGAGGGACAGTCCCTTCCTGAtgctctgtgcagccaccagtCCGCCGTGCCCTGGAGCCCCCTGTCTGGATGTGGCGGGCAAAGAGAGAGCCGCTGTTTTGCTCAGTCGGTGGTGCTCAGAGGGGTCAGCAAAGACCTCCAGGTCAG CAATCCGCCCCCAGGCAGCGAACCCAAGTCGATCCTCCACATGTGTGAGACGGGGCAGGAAGTGCTGGCCCGCTACCTGTACACGGTGTCCTCCCAAACCTTCAG CACTTCGTACCTGCTCCGGGGGCCTTGCAAACTGCTGGCTCCTTATCCCCGGTTCTTCTCGCCTCAGCTGAACAAGCAAGGGCACCTCCTAGACAAGCCTCCAAGCGCCCCAGCGA ctgttgaaaGCATCCCCGTCCTTGCCGCCCTCCAGTCCTCCGCTGCCCTGCGCCAGACCCTCGATCATTTCTACACAGAGCTGCACCACATGGACGTCCGCCGGTGGGCAAGCTTCTTCTCCGCAGGGGTGGAAATGGAGGACTTCCAGGAGGCCTTGCACGAGCTGAGGACGCTATCCCACTGTTACAAACTGGGCTCTTCTGCAGAAGGATCCGAGGACGAGACAGACTGA